The Halichoerus grypus chromosome 9, mHalGry1.hap1.1, whole genome shotgun sequence genome has a window encoding:
- the LOC118547117 gene encoding putative adhesion G protein-coupled receptor F2P isoform X3 encodes MMTHMLWLYCFVFLLPTESCRMLCQVANKSKEKISARPHGVCDGVCVDNSHCSQPCPPDTQGNMGFLCRQKKWYKITETCRTLNAFNIFETNSYSVQPFGGNTIEKEYARKSETITDMLMQKCPEDLSCVLRNIQQSPRIPGNIAVIVQLLHNISTVLLTGVDEAKMQSYSVMANHILNSKSISNWTFIPERNSSCVLLHSVNSFARKLFISKYPIDISDVFIHTTGTTISRDNAGKNFTFSMRINDMGSEVTGQVLIGRDELQNVPAPSQAVSIAFPTLGAILEASLLENVTVNGLVLSVILPKELKRISLIFEKISKSEERRTQCVGWHSLESRWDQQACQIIQENSQQAVCKCRPSKLFTSFSILMSPHILESPILIHITYIGLGISICSLILCLIIEALVWGQVTKTEISYLRHVCIANIAATLLMADVWFIVASYLSGPVTHHNGCVAATFFVHFFYLSVFFWMLAKALLILYGILIVFHTLPKSVLVAALFSVGYGCPLLIAAVTVAATEPSKGYLRPEACWLNWDMTKALLAFVVPALAIVVVNLITVTLVIVKTQRAAIGSSMFQEVRAIVRISKNIAILTPLLGLTWGFGIATVIDDSILAFHIIFSLLNAFQGFFILVFGTILDPKIREALKSRVTSAKWVSRISENLSTDFSCHPTKGPS; translated from the exons ATGATGACTCACATGCTTTGGCTGTACTGCTTCGTGTTTCTTTTGCCCACAGAGTCTTGCAGGATGTTATGCCAG GTTGCCAACAAAAGCAAGGAGAAGATCTCTGCCAGGCCACATG GTGTATGTGATGGTGTCTGTGTAGACAATTCCCACTGTAGCCAACCTTGCCCTCCTGACACTCAGGGGAATATGGGGTTTTTATGCAGGCAAAAGAAATGGTACAAGATCACTGAAACCTGCCGGACTCTTAATGCCTTCAACATCTTTGAG ACAAATTCATATTCGGTTCAGCCATTCGGAGGAAATACAATAGAAAAAGAGTATGCCAGAAAGTCTGAGACCATCACAGACATGCTGATGCAAAAGTGTCCGGAGGATTTGTCCTGTGTACTCAGGAACATTCAGCAGTCTCCCCGGATCCCGGGAAACATCGCTGTCATCGTGCAGCTCCTACACAACATATCCACGGTGCTATTGACGGGTGTTGATGAGGCGAAGATGCAG AGTTACAGCGTCATGGCCAACCACATTCTTAACAGCAAAAGCATCTCAAACTGGACCTTCATCCCCGAAAGAAACAGCAGCTGTGTCTTGCTACACTCGGTCAATTCCTTTGCAAGAAAGCTATTTATAAGTAAGTATCCCATTGACATATCAGACGTCTTCATTCATACTACGGGCACCACCATATCCCGAGACAACGCTGGGAAGAATTTCACTTTTTCAATGAGAATTAATGACATGGGCAGTGAGGTCACTGGGCAGGTGCTGATCGGTAGAGATGAACTTCAGAACGTGCCCGCTCCTTCCCAGGCCGTCAGCATTGCATTTCCGACTCTTGGGGCCATCCTAGAAGCCAGTCTTTTGGAGAACGTCACCGTCAATGGGCTCGTCTTGTCTGTCATTTTGCCCAAGGAACTTAAAAGAATCTCGctgatttttgaaaagatcagCAAGTCGGAGGAGAGGAGGACACAGTGTGTTGGCTGGCACTCCCTGGAGAGCAGATGGGACCAGCAGGCCTGtcaaataattcaagaaaactcCCAGCAAGCTGTTTGCAAATGTAGGCCAAGCAAGTTGTTTACCTCCTTCTCCATTCTTATGTCACCCCACATCTTGGAGAGCCCAATCCTGATTCATATCACGTACATAGGCCTGGGCATCTCGATTTGCAGCTTGATCCTTTGCTTGATCATCGAGGCCTTGGTCTGGGGCCAAGTGACGAAGACAGAGATCTCGTACTTACGCCACGTGTGCATCGCCAACATCGCGGCCACCTTGCTGATGGCTGACGTGTGGTTCATTGTGGCTTCCTATCTTAGTGGTCCTGTGACACACCACAATGGGTGTGTGGCAGCAacattttttgttcatttcttttacctttctgtgtttttctgGATGCTTGCCAAGGCACTCCTTATCCTCTACGGAATCCTGATTGTTTTCCATACACTGCCCAAATCAGTCCTGGTGGCTGCTCTCTTTTCAGTCGGCTACGGGTGCCCTTTGCTCATTGCTGCTGTTACGGTTGCTGCCACTGAGCCCAGCAAAGGCTACCTACGACCTGAGGCCTGCTGGCTCAACTGGGACATGACCAAGGCCCTCCTGGCCTTCGTGGTCCCAGCCCTGGCCATCGTGGTCGTAAACCTGATCACAGTCACACTGGTGATTGTCAAGACCCAGCGCGCTGCCATTGGCAGTTCCATGTTCCAAGAGGTGAGAGCCATTGTGAGAATCAGTAAGAATATCGCCATCCTGACACCGCTGCTGGGGCTGACCTGGGGATTCGGGATAGCCACCGTCATCGATGACAGCATCCTGGCCTTCCACATTATCTTCTCCTTGCTCAATGCGTTCCAG